Within Salarias fasciatus chromosome 15, fSalaFa1.1, whole genome shotgun sequence, the genomic segment ATCTTCTGCTCCTTAATTTCAACGAAGCACATTTACAGAACAAAGGAGAGATTCTCTTCAGGATGAGGTTTGACTTATTGATCAGGCTACATGATGGTTTGAATGAAGTTCATGAGACACAGTACACTCACAGACTACTGTCTGCCACAACTTCACACACATAAATCAATTCAGTTGACATTtactgagctcctcctcctggaccatAACTGTCCAATGAGAGGTCACTGCCAACAACAAAATGATCCACCTTGGTCAGTAACTTTTCAAGTATTGAGTACAGTTTTTACTTTACTTTGTGGTCCTTTTCAATGATTTAGAGCAGTATTGTGACATTTGTGGGCCCTGAACcctttagttcaggggccacatacaccTCAGTTTCACTTCAAGTGGGTCATCAGTGCCATAATaaactttaaagaaaaactttattgtttttctttctggtgACATAGGGTATACGTGATAAAAATGTTgatgttcacaaaaaaaaaaaaaagaaaaaaacaaacaaaaaaacaaatactccagaaaattactacaatctcaaaATAAAGCTAAGGAAACTTTCTGGGGCCGAAAATGATAAAATATCCCTGAAAAATCTTGAAGATTGCACAGAGATTAAAGATCAGCTaaatcatgcaaatgtgactgtaatcatgtaaatatgacctctgacctctgaggcAATCAGAAACAGGCCAGAGAGGCTTCCAAGATCCAGGCGATCAGCAGCAATCCCAGAGCTCAGATTCCAGCCACCACCCGAGAAAAATGTTGATGCACTGATCCACAAGGGGACAGTGAAAAGTCCTGGCCAGGGACCTCCAGCAGCCAGGGGTCTGGTCCCCAGGGAACTAAGACCAGCTGGCACCAATAACACTGCACAATGGACGCCCAGGTTGGACAGAGCAGAGGGCCCATGGACCAGGGCCCCAAGAGCCAACGAGCTGCCCCCACCCATTCAGGCAGAGAGCCATGATGACCATACCCAAGAGAAGGCTTACAGTCAGGTCTGCCCCATGCAAACTTTCTctcgctgaaaaaaaaaaaaaaaaacgctaaatttgtctggtgcgccaCTGCTATGGAACCGGTAGGAATCAAACACGTCTGCTGTGACGTTCATTGAACGAGTCGGTcatttgaacggctcttttaagtcaATGGCGAGAGCTGGTCCACAGTTGTCTGAGAACCGTTCCAATGTGCAAATtatccacgcttccttcacgtatATAATGTGTGCCTTGTGAGTCCGAGCTGTTGCCGCTGCCTTCATTTGAACGACCGAGTTTTCtgcagtcacctgaacgcagcagctaactagtgGAGAAGGAGTGTCTCAAAACCAAAGTGGAGCcagtgttttggaataactggtgtccctattaattggcgactgggtttctttcatgTCACTTATTGCTGGTAGACGTTAAACATCAGACAAAAAGCCGTATCACAGATTTTAttagtctgatttcaacactgACTGCTActagcaacagcagcagcaggaaatgctgaaggaagtcagtcaccagttaacaaggaaactaGTTCATATGAAACACTGCATTGACCGCTTTAacagaggttttagcaatggaaaacacacacaataaaatgcCCAATCAAAGAAtacgtagcagcattttgaagctcttctcTGGGGACGATGTGCAAGGTAAAGcacaatgtaatgtgtgtcAGATAAACATCTGTTAAATCCACTCACAAATGCCGCTCGCTCTCTAGCAGACTCACCTGATAATAATGTTTTTTCATTGGTTGTTTTGCGCTATTTTAGCCCGCCCCTttcccttttttgattgacaggtaagtgacaggCTTGCACACGTGTTTGATTCATCCCGATTCCATAGCAGCAGTGCACCAGACAATATtaccaccatttttttttcagcgtgagaaatgtAATGTGTGGTGTGAGTGCGTGACTAAAGACCGAAATGCATGACTGTCACGATCAATACGTGAGACTTGAGACCCCTGCGAGTTTGCATGGGGCTGACTTAGCTTGgagccgagttggtaagcaacCCTAAAGGTTACATGAACATTAAAGAACAGAGGTTCATGAAAAATTAGAGACTATGCTAGAAATGGGAGTAACAAAACATCACACAGTGCCTGGTGTTGCCCTATTGTTCTTGTTCCAAGAAAGATGGCTCGGTATGGTTTCTGTGGACTACCGCAAGGTGAATGAGGTGTCACGTTTTAATGCCTACCAAATGCCCCAGGTTGAGGATCTTCTGGATCAGCTAGGCAGGGCTCATTTTTTAACAGCACTGCATTCAGCCAAGGGCAACTGGCAGATACCTTTGTCTTCAGAGTCCAATGAGAAAATGGCCTTCTTCACACTCTATGGTTTTTACCTGTTTGTCAAGCTTCCTTTTGAGTTGTTTGGTGCACCCACCACTTTCCAGCATCTCATGGACCAGGTGCTGTGGCCTGACACTGCGTATGCTGCCACCTACCTTGATGATGTGATTATTCATCAAGACACGTGGGAGGAGCATATGCAGCTGTGCTGTGGTGCTTCCATCTCTGAGATGTGCATGTCTCACTGCCAACCCAGGGAAGTGTGCAGTTAGATGGAGGGAGGTACGGTATCTGTGGCATCACTTGGGTGGTAGGCAGGTGCCACAGGCCACAAGTAGACAAGACCGCAGTGATTGCACCCTGCCCACAGCCCAAGTCGAAAAAAGAGATGAGGTGGTTTTTGTTGTTATCAAAGTATTATCAACAACTGTGGATTACTGGGGAGTGCAGTCGCCTTACAATCGAGAAGTTGTTTTTtcaattcctgtctccccctgtctgcatgtcgcaacccccagctatgggtaaaatagcacTACTGCCTTGTTGTTGTcatgggagtgacaaaggctaaggGAAACCCCCCCCCTACAGAAAAAATCCGGAGTGGAGCCCCAAAGGCGCTTGGTCTTTGTGGCCTCTACCAGTGACTCCTGTAACCAAGTAGGTACCAACCATATGGGCCTGTCCCTTCCGTTGGCCACTGCCAAcgaggctgagaagggggatctgtcGACTGGGCATCTCAGTTCCTCCACTACTTCGCCCtggcttgtccatgatctctcgaGATTGACGGAGCCTACAACAAATTATAGACGGTTCATCCTGAACTTTGTTGACCTGACCAATCCACTGACAGTGGACGGAGATGTGCCAGTTGGCGTTGGAGAGGGTGAAACAGGCTCCCTGTGGGGAgccactgcttcacacacatgTTCTGCAGACTGATGCATCAAACGGAGGGCTGGGGGTCGTTTTGTCCGAGCAGGTGGAGGGTGTCGACCACCTTGTGCTGTACATCAGCAAGAAGCTCTCACAGAGGGAGAGCAAGTACAGCACGGTGGAGAAGGAAGCCCTCGCTATTTGGTGGGTGCTACTACCTACTGGGATGCCCATTCAGCCTCTGTTTGGACCATGCTACCATCCAGTCATTCCACCGCATGAAAGATACTTAAACCCGGATCATCCAGTGGTATCTGGCTTTTCAGCCTTTAAAGTTCAAGGTGATCCACAGGACAGGAGTACAGAtggtctctctcactctcatgAGGGAAGCAGGAGGGCAAGTTTGCTCTGCTGGACAGTTCCCCAGGCAGCCTCCCAACCTGGGTCTGATGGTGGGGGTATGGAGGAGaggtaacagcagatgttaaaataagactcacagtGGGACAGATTATCTCAATATTTCATAAGAATCTTTCACTTGGTGATACAAGCAGCAAAATTGGCACAGATGAAGTTCAGAACATACATTTTAAGAAAAGTACGTTAGCCATCAGAAAATTCAAGATGGCTGCCAGTTTTCAAGATGGCTGCCAAAGCAAACCTGAcaaattgcaatttttttaagAGGAACTCCAAttaacagtttgtttttggtccaaatataaaatgaatgtgttttCATATAATAAAGCCGATGATGACAGTGACAATAAGACAGAACTGTTTAAGTACCTAGCAGACAAGATTGTATCCATGTGTCTCGACAATGTCATAGTTATGACCAAAGGGGAGAAGGTCTTGTAAAACAAACCCATCAACTTTGAAGGTCTACATCCTTGCAATCATGAAGAAGCTGAGTCCAGGATTTTCACACATGCCCTCCATGCAGTCAAACAGCAGACAGAGTCTGTGTTGACACAGACATTCTTGTCATAGCAGTTGGTGTCTTTGCGAGTCTTCAGGATGCAGGCTTAGAAATGCTTTGGGTGGAATTTGGTCAGGGGCAGTCCATTAGATGGTTCCCAATTCACGACTTGGTGAGGAACCTTGGCCCTGAGAAATCTAGTGGCATGCTCTTATTTCATGCCTTCACTGGTTGTGTTGTTATGACAGCATTTCGAGGTAGAGGCAAGACAAGGGCATGGAAAACATGGGCAGTTTGTCCTGAGGTGAGCCCAGTATTCAAGAAACGCAGCCGGTACCCACCTACCATAGAAGATGCCGACCTTGACATTCTTGAAAAGTTTGTTGTCACTATGTATGACAAGCACAGCAACACGACCAAGGTTGATGAGGCAAGACTGCACTTGAAGATCCTATGATTCCATCCCACCAACTAGTGCATCTCTTGTTGAGCATGTGAAACGATCAACCGACCAAGCTGCCTGCATATGGGGCCAGGGAACAGTCCACAAAATGAATTCTGAAAGCCCTGGCAACTGGGGCTGGAAAATGCATGGGGAAACCTGGGAAGTTCTTTGGACGACCCTCCTCCCCATTGCTCAGTCTTGTCAGCAGCTGACAAAAGGTCATTGTACGGGTGAATGTCGGGACCATACAAATGTTATCGCTACACCCTGAAGTGCACACAACTGTGTACCTGTAAATGCCAAGAGTAAAACAATGATTCAGGCTAAATTGAAGCATGTCAGTTCAGTCTGTTGTACTTCTGTTATGACAATTTGAGATACCACATGGGTAACTTTACTGAGACAGTGCTAATTCATATAATATTTAGTGCAAATACTGTTTCACACTGTAATTAATGGTGGCCATCTTGAAAAAAGGTGgccattttgtttttgaatttcaCTAACATGCTTTTCTGAAAGAGGAGGTTCTGAAGCACCTGTGGGCCAATTTTGGTGCTTGTATCACcaaatgaaagatttttttgAGTAATCTGCCCCACTatcacaaaagactctaaacttataaatttactgtaactgtagataatcAATGTTCGCTAGAAAGACGACAAGTTTCAGTTGGCATTTCAACATCTGTTCATCACAAATTAACATGGACCCCAGTTAATTAGAAACATCGGCATGTGAAGCAGAGCCCCGgtgctcacaccgagacgtggcgcCTCGCGGGGCGGACTCCGGCCAGGAGAGCACCTACTCCTTGAGTAGCGTATCATagagatgttggaacattatttgtagcagttctatttcatccctagtGACCGCCAGAGGGGGttcttaaagcactggaatgttcccttcacgcatgcgcagttcgagtatgtataccaacaaacgtcactcgtgacccctgggtgacccaggaacggCACTTCAAGGGATCTCATTAATATAACGCTATGCAAACCCTAACTCAGTCTGTTACCACATGACTTTAGGGTCATCTCTCTTTCTgaattttggcaaaaaaaaaagtcaatgtgACAAAAGCagcgccccccctccccatgaGGGAGGAGACCATTGGTGTGAAGCTCCGCCTCCCACCACCCACGGGTCAGTTCCACCGAGCTTTTTGTTCGGCAGAGCAGCTAGcctgtgatgtgtgttgtggtgtaagAGGCCAGCCGCCTCTTGCAACCAGCTGCTGTGTATCTTTCTGGTCTGTTGTGTGTACAGCCGCTTCCGCGGGTTATGCCGCCGCTAGCAGGCGGACGGGGGGCCAGTGCTGCCGCCGTGTTCCAGCCTCCGTGTTTGCGTGCAGGCCAGGTGCGCATCACTGTTtcctgaggctgaggctgaggctgggcACCCCCCCCACCGCAGTCGGGGCCATGAACtcgccccccaccacccccaccacccccacccagcCTGTTGTTCGCCGGCTCCATCCAGGATACACACATTCCTGTCTTTGTGTATTGTGGTACCgccacgaacacacacacacacacacacacacacacacacacacacacacacacacacacagacagacgcacACGTCTTTGTATATTGTGGTGCCGCTGTTCCTGTGGGCACTATGTGCAAAGCGGGTGCACCATTGTTCTTGTGTGGTATGTTGCTGCAGGCTTACCTTACGTTGTTGGTGGTGCGATGCTGTTGGCGGTGCTACACTGTTAGCGGTGCTACGCTGTAGGTGGTGCTTCCACTGTAGGCGATCTATTCTCTCAGCATGTCTCCGGTGACTGCCACGTCCTTCCTAGAGTGCTGTCGGGGCTGTGGACAGCCAACCTATGCGACTCAGTTTGTGGCCCACCCGGCTAGAACTCTGGAACGCTGCATGGCTGCTATGCAGATGTGCCGACATCTGGCCAGCCAGTGGTCTTCTACGGTGGCCCTAGTAAGGGCTTTGCTCTCTCCAGGCAGCgcctgtcccactgggttgTGGACACTGTTCGCCATTCCAGGCCGCAGGCCGGCCTTTGCCCGAGGGTGTGCATTgccgctccaccagggcggTGTCCACGTCTTGGGTCGTCCTGAAGGGGGTGCCCTTGGCCGAGTTATGTGCTGTCGCCGTCTGGACGATGCCTGGCACCTTTTTCAGGTGCTACAGGTTGGCCGTTGTGCCTCCGCATGCACTGCGGGTGGTACTGGGCCTGgcagaggcttctcagtgaggttggtctctgggattcctcgtgactgagttggcattcgtcattccagtgctttaagcaccgcctctggcggtcagtagggatgaaatagaacgagagttatgaatgtaactatggttctatgaatcccggatgactgccagagcgctctgtcactcggaatcctcgtgtCACCtgagaagattccgtaggagcTGTTCCTGGGTAAAGATCCCGAATTTatacagttcctgggtcacccaggggacACGAGTGacgtttgttggtatacataatcgaactgcgcatgtgcgaagggaacattccagtgcttcaAGCAccacctctggcggtcatccgggattcatagaaccgtagttacatttgtaactcTCGATaaccagcagataaaaacactctactcggcactgaggactgctggctgcaaagctaaagacctgaaagttccgcGAGAGACTTTGTACCATTTGGAACACAGAACACCTATAATCCACTtcatctcgacagctccaggtatctttgaccaatcagaagagcccctgaggctctaaccgtgattggtcgaggggcgttcgtcacacattcttgtgggaggggcttaacttgcgtaagggtgtgatttcagagaaaacaagaaaggattggctgtgcaggatttcaaatcgccatcttggttaggtaaacctaagcaagatggcggtgATGCTGAATCcggcctacagcacctttaacacaaTTGTTTTTAATCGAATtgaaaaaaacatccatgtaaactgggccaatgagTGCATCGATTCTGTGCTGGAGGACGAGAGTGGAGGTGGAGAAACAGAGTTGTTACAGTTAGTTTTTGCTTGACAGTTTGGCAGTGACTGGTGGATTTTTATGTCTATTCAGAGCTCaaaattgttgtattttttttattgtaactATTAATTCCGCAATAATAATAAGGCAGCAGTTATTTTAGTAGTTGAATATTGTGTTGATTACTTTGGTGATTATTcaagaaatcataaaaaaaaaaaaaaaaaaaaacacatatccATTCACTCTCTATCACACCAAACAtactccatcacacacaccatcagTCACTGTCATAGATATAAAGCTCTTTGCAGTCATTATtcaaataacaacaataataataataataatgatcatataaaacaaaaaataaatgattgaaagTAGTAGATGTTGAACAGATGCATTTTTAAACATATGAAGGGAGGTTATAGggcggatggaagatggatgattGTTCAAGTCACATTATATTTGAATTAAAATTtgtgtatttcatttttaattcaagCTGCTACAAAAAATATTACCATGTCTCAAACTCTAAGAAGGACTGAATAGGATTAGACATTGTTCGAACTGAGCaggattaaaatgaaaacattaagaCAACTCCAGTGGAGTTGACGTCTGGAGAGTGGAGTGAGCCAGGACAACTGCTGTTACAGCAAACAGGGATCAGTTCTGAAGGGACAGCGAAGGACAGACCTGCATAGACTGTTACAGGTGACAGATGAAGTATAAAAAAGTCAGTTAAATTCACAAACAATTCAATTAGTCCTTAAATTAATGTTTTATTGGCAGATTAtggtagtgttttttttttttttgctctattCCTCACTGATGTGTTGAAATCTCACTTTGACGACCTCAAAGGACAAAAACCTCTGACCTTCACTGTGCTCTCTGGTGTCCCTCTTAGGCGCTGCTGGACAGGCCACCAGTCCATGGCAGACACCTTGAAAGGAAGACACATTTGACCATAGacaatgcatgaaaactcaACAAAGTGATGTAAAACATGTCTTCATACTTTAATGTGACAACGTTGGTCATATCATTGACCTTCCTGCACATGAATCATGGTCATGAAATGTCCCCCCTCAGCAGATGTCACATTGGGTTGATATAAGCTTTCAAGTTAACTTGAACTTTTCATTAAATCTGCTTTCTTTTCTGATCCAgttctttaaaaatatatataaataacatgaaaaactaCTTAAATTACAACAGAATTGGATCACTTTTACACAAAGTGGCACAGGATGAAGTATTAGTAATTTTCAGCTTCTTGCAAGAGTGACTTCATTATGTATTATACAGGGAACACtatgttttgctttatttcttctGAGAAACTTCATAAAGCTGGTGGATCAGTGAGTTACAGcaattttgtgtttgtaaaatttCCATTCAATATGTTCCCAGAGATGATGATCCTGAAGGCTGATCTGAACCAGCTGTAAAAGAATCCATACACAAACGGATTAAGCATTGAATTGGACCAACCGAGCCAAAAAAAGGTCTCGATGAGAGGAGATGGGATCACATAGTCAATCACAGGATTGAAGGTtatagagagaaagaaaggagtccagcagaagaggaaaacacCCAAGACAACAGCCAGAGTCTTTGTGGCTTTCCTTTCCATCTTATTGACTTTTACTTTTGCATTTTTGCCCCGATAGGTTGTGTTCTGAATTTGgcgtgtttgtttctgtgccaCTAAGAAAATTTTCAGGTAGATACAAAGCATTGTCATGACTGGAATGTAAAATGAAACAACCCAAGCAACTATGTTTGATTTGGGGACGTGAAATATGAAACATCTTCCTTCACACACTAAGTTTCTGAAACCAAGAAACATAGTTCCAAATCCAGAGAGAGCAGAAGTGAACCAGCTTCCCAAGATCATGAGGAGAACCACAGAATCATTTATTTTGGATCTGTATGTCAGAGGCTGGCACACAGCGTAGTATCTGTCAATAGAAATACAGCAGAGGTTGAGAATTGATGTCGTCATGAGAGAAATGTCAAAACCCCGTCGCATTTTGCAGATCAAATCTCCAAAATACAAACATGACTTGACGGTGAGTGCCATGTTAAACAACAGCACCACGGCCCCGACGAGCAGGTCGGCCACAGCTAGGGAGAGGATGAGGTAGTTAGTAGGAGTGTGGAGCTGTTTGAAGTAAGCCACGGAGGTGATTACCAGAAGGTTACCGCTTATCGTCACAAGTGAAAGAGAACCTCCGATGAACATGTACAAAAACAGACGTATTGTTGAAGGGCTGATGGCCATGATACAAGTAGCAGTCTCTGCCTCTTTACAGGAGTGCACTGTGGTGTTATCAGTCAAATCAAAGATATTTCCGGCCTCCATGCTTCCTCAGTCCACAATCTTCTGCTCCTTAATTTCAACGAAGCACATTTACAGAACAAAGGAGAGATTCTCTTCAGGATGAGGTTTGACTTACTGATCAGGCGACATAATGGTTTGAATGAAGTTCATGAGACTCACTGCcacaacttcacacacacaaatcaatacAGTTGACATTTACTAAGCTCCTCCCCCTGGACCATAACTGTCCAATGAGTGGTCACTGCAGACAACAACGTGATTCGCTTTGGTCATTAACTTTTTAAGTATAGGGTAAAATTTTTACGTTACTTTGTGGTcctttttaataatttagagCATTGTTGtgaaactcattttagttcaggggccacatacaccCCAATTTCATCTCAAGTCAACATGCTCAATAGCAGTATAATGCATTTTAAGGGTGacctttaaagttttctttgttgtgacaaAGCATATACTTGATAACAATGTTGATATTTTAACAGAATCAAAAATGAGGACAAAAAAATACTACGTTATCaacaaaaagctcattttaatgAATCCTTCTGTggcaaaataaagtgaaatgttccAGAAACTTTCTTTCTGTAGCTGTTACATTACGCATGCTTTTAAATTCTTGCTGGCTCGAGAGACTGCCCATGCAACTGATGGTGACCAGCAGGCCAAACAActtccacatgtgttttgtagaTTTGGAGAAGGGGTTTGACCACGTCCTTCGTGGTATCTTGTGGGGGGTTCTTTGGGAGTTAGGAGTCTGCAGACAATGTTGTCTTGTTGGCCTCATTGAATATGGACCGACAGCATGCACAAGGGCAGTTTGCAGTCGAGTGTAAAGCGgcggggatgaggatcagcacctccaaatcggaggccatggtccttgac encodes:
- the LOC115402367 gene encoding trace amine-associated receptor 1-like; this encodes MEAGNIFDLTDNTTVHSCKEAETATCIMAISPSTIRLFLYMFIGGSLSLVTISGNLLVITSVAYFKQLHTPTNYLILSLAVADLLVGAVVLLFNMALTVKSCLYFGDLIYRYYAVCQPLTYRSKINDSVVLLMILGSWFTSALSGFGTMFLGFRNLVCEGRCFIFHVPKSNIVAWVVSFYIPVMTMLCIYLKIFLVAQKQTRQIQNTTYRGKNAKVKVNKMERKATKTLAVVLGVFLFCWTPFFLSITFNPVIDYVIPSPLIETFFWLGWSNSMLNPFVYGFFYSWFRSAFRIIISGNILNGNFTNTKLL